A genomic region of Gossypium hirsutum isolate 1008001.06 chromosome D01, Gossypium_hirsutum_v2.1, whole genome shotgun sequence contains the following coding sequences:
- the LOC107928934 gene encoding putative pumilio homolog 7, chloroplastic, producing the protein MLESTAEIGNMKDDEEFEMLLDEIPHATSHNHHHHHHQHERKNHVNGSLHGMYGNGFMYDDDPSSSYLHNRTCVSPVSGFSLLSDGSSSSLFSHNGQSFSDHGSPPPPLEDFKPHLFGELDLCRNFSKLYISNDQENLGSSFRDFSLESNGIQRFDQFNVEKHGVCDTLRKGFSEFMPLSFNGGMAFSGLPHNLLGPQMYPQGMGCWNGTMRSPWQNKDQACNVLNLSPSLSNGELIVHGSPRPVRNMLNQGMPLSNGLARPRAHSNVGAFSNEDSFIIQGDGLNYVMINKGLDCSRGLNKAKDIGASKHREGRLQLDNWSQFAPACGNSKNAAKLCTSFSLPPKYNSLAEARGYIYLIAKDQHGCRFLQRLFDEGTREDVEMIFKEIIDHVVELMMNPFGNYLMQKLLEVCNEQQRMQILLMATEEPGQLVRISLNTHGTRVVQKLIETLKTRQQISLVVSALEPGFLSLIKDLNGNHVVQRCLQCLSCEDNKFIFIAAAKYCVDIATHQRGCCVLQRCISHSTGEYRDNLVEEISSNGLLLAQDAYGNYVVQFILELKIPSATSTLISQFEGNYVHLSSQKFSSHVVEKCLMVLNDESRSKLIHELLSTAHFERLLQDPHANYVVQTALRVSEGSLHNSLVEAIESHKAISRNSPYSKRILSQKLLKK; encoded by the exons ATGTTGGAATCTACTGCTGAGATTGGGAACATGAAGGATGATGAAGAGTTTGAAATGTTATTAGATGAGATCCCTCATGCAACATCtcataatcatcatcatcatcatcatcaacatgaGAGGAAGAATCATGTGAATGGGTCCTTACATGGCATGTATGGCAATGGTTTTATGTATGATGATGACCCATCATCAAGTTACTTACATAATCGTACATGCGTTTCCCCTGTAAGCGGTTTCTCTTTACTATCAGATGGTTCATCTTCAAGCTTGTTTTCACACAATGGGCAGTCTTTTTCTGACCATggatcaccaccaccaccattaGAGGACTTTAAGCCACACTTGTTTGGTGAACTTGATCTTTGTAGGAACTTTAGTAAACTGTATATTAGCAATGATCAAGAGAATTTGGGTTCTAGTTTTAGAGATTTCTCCCTTGAATCCAATGGGATTCAACGTTTTGATCAATTCAATGTTGAGAAACATGGTGTTTGTGATACATTGAGGAAAGGGTTTTCTGAATTTATGCCTTTGAGTTTCAATGGTGGGATGGCATTTTCTGGTTTGCCCCATAATTTATTAGGTCCTCAAATGTATCCTCAAGGGATGGGTTGTTGGAATGGTACAATGAGATCACCATGGCAGAACAAGGATCAAGCTTGTAATGTATTGAATTTAAGCCCTTCTTTGAGTAATGGTGAGCTGATTGTTCATGGTTCTCCCCGGCCGGTTCGAAACATGTTAAACCAGGGGATGCCATTGTCCAATGGCTTGGCTAGACCTAGAGCTCATTCAAATGTTGGGGCTTTTAGTAATGAGGATAGTTTCATTATTCAAGGAgatggtttaaattatgtaatgatcAATAAGGGGCTTGATTGTTCGAGAGGGCTAAACAAGGCAAAGGATATTGGTGCGAGTAAGCATCGAGAAGGAAGGTTGCAACTCGATAATTGGTCTCAATTTGCACCAGCTTGTGGAAATTCTAAGAATGCTGCTAAGTTATGTACCTCGTTTTCTTTGCCGCCTAAGTATAACTCGTTGGCTGAAGCTCGTGGATATATATACTTGATAGCGAAAGATCAACATGGTTGTAGGTttttacaacggctattcgatgaGGGTACCCGAGAGGATGTTGAAATGATATTTAAGGAGATTATTGATCATGTGGTCGAACTTATGATGAACCCTTTCGGGAATTATCTTATGCAGAAGTTATTGGAAGTGTGTAATGAACAACAGAGAATGCAGATTTTGTTAATGGCTACTGAGGAACCGGGTCAACTTGTTAGAATATCTCTAAACACGCATGG GACTCGTGTGGTGCAAAAGTTGATTGAGACACTCAAAACCAGGCAACAAATTTCGCTTGTTGTATCAGCTCTTGAGCCTGGGTTTTTATCACTCATCAAGGACTTGAATGGCAATCATGTCGTACAGCGTTGCTTGCAATGTCTTAGCTGTGAAGATAACAAG TTTATTTTCATTGCTGCTGCAAAGTATTGTGTTGATATTGCAACTCATCAACGCGGCTGTTGTGTATTGCAACGATGCATCAGTCATTCCACCGGGGAATATCGAGATAATTTGGTTGAAGAAATATCCTCCAATGGACTTCTACTTGCACAGGACGCATATGG AAATTATGTTGTTCAGTTCATCTTGGAATTAAAAATTCCATCTGCCACTTCAACTTTGATCTCTCAATTTGAAGGGAACTACGTGCACCTCTCGTCTCAGAAGTTCAGCAGTCACGTGGTCGAAAAATGTCTCATGGTGTTAAATGACGAGAGCCGATCGAAACTCATTCATGAATTGCTGTCTACAGCTCACTTTGAACGATTGCTTCAAGATCCGCATGCAAACTACGTCGTGCAAACCGCTCTCCGTGTATCCGAG GGATCTCTGCACAATTCCCTCGTAGAAGCAATTGAGTCCCATAAAGCAATATCACGCAACAGCCCGTATTCGAAGAGGATTCTCTCTCAGAAGCTACTCAAAAAGTGA